The window TCACATACCCGGGTCCCGGTTATCCCGACAAGCCGACGGAACGCCGGCTCGAGCTGATAACGGATACATCTACGTGGCGCGGGGTTGGAGTGGCGATGTTGGGATTACGGACGTTAGAGGCCTCTTTCGATCGGTTCCTCGACCAGCAAGATAAATTCCAGTGTGAGTACATTTATTCGCCGGAAGTGTTCGAGGAACTCTTGTCGTGGGGGGACACAGAAACCATCATGGCGGCCGCTGATAGCGAAAGCTACACCGTGTTGCTCCACGATGATCTGCCGATCGACGATCGATTCGAAATCTGTATCTTCGACGATCGGGTGACCATCTGTTGTTACGATCACGAGAAGGGTGGATTACAGGCGCTCGTCGAAACGTCCAGTGCCGACGCGCGGAGGTGGGCGGAGTCCTACTACGATCGGTTCCGTACGGAATCCCAGCCGCTCGAAGACGGCTACGAACGCGGATCGCTACCGTCGCTCAAGTAGTCCGAATCGCCGTCCGTCGACCGGTCTGTGTTTCACGACGTGAAAGATTTTAGGCAGTGAAATTCTTTCAGCGGGAATCTATAACGGTTTCGCGGTCGGATCGTCTCGCATGGTGTCTGACGCAGATACAGACGACCCAATCGACAAGTTCGATGCGGACGTCTTCGGCGACGTCATACGGCCCAAGGATTCCGACTACGAAGAAGCACGTTGCGTCTGGAACGGCATGATCGACAAACAACCCGCCGCAATCGCCCGCTGTCGAGATGTCGCCGACGTCATCGCCGCGGTCGCGTTCGCCCGCGACGAGGGCCTGGTCGTCGCCGTTCGTGGCGGCGGACACAACGCCGCGGGTCTCGGAACCTGTGACGGCGGGATCGTCATTGACTGCTCCCCAATGAACTGGGTCGACGTTGACCCGGATGCACGGCGCGTCCGCGTCGGCGGTGGTGCCACCTGGCGAGACGTCGATCACGCGACCCAGTCGTTCGGACTGGCCGTTCCTGGTGGGGTCGTTTCCCACACTGGCGTCGCGGGCCTCACACTCGGCGGCGGATACGGCCACCTCCGACGAGCGTATGGGCTGACCTGCGACAACCTCGTCTCGGTCGATCTGGTCACCGCCGACGGCCGCTTCCTGACCGCCAGCGAGGATGAGCATACCGACCTCTTCTGGGCGGTACGCGGGGGCGGCGGTGCCTTCGGCGTCGTGACCGCCTTTGAGTTCGAAGCACATCAGATCGGAACCGAGTTGGCCACGGTCGAGACGTGGCACCCGATCGAGGACGCGACGGCGGCCTTCGAGACCTGGCGCGACTTCGTCGAGACCGCGCCACGAACCGTGAGCGGCGAAGCGATCATCTGGGGGGTTCCCGAGGATCCCCACTTCCCGGAGGAGTATCACAACAAGTCGGTTGCCATCATCACCGCCGTCCATTCCGGCGACGACAGAGAGGGCGAGGAACTCCTCCGCCCGCTTCGGGAATTCGGCTCGCCATTGTTCGACTTCAGCGGTCGAACGCGATACCTCGACCTCCAGCAGGGGTTCGATCCGTTTTTCCCGGCCCAGAAGCACCGGTACTACCAGGGATCGGTCTACCTCGATTCGCTCGACGACGACACAATCACCGACATCGTCGACCGGGAGGGATCGCGTCCGGATCCGAGGATCCTCTACTACGTCTGGAACCTGGGTGGTGCGATCGCCGACGTCCCGGAACACGCCACGGCCTTCAGCGGTCGAGAGCATCCGTACCTCCTCGCCCTCGACTGCAAGTGGGATGACCCCGAGGCAGACGAGGCGGTTCTCGACTGGGCGCGATCCTTCCAGCGGGACATGGAGATCCACTCACCGGGCGGGGGTTATCGAAACTTCCCTGGACTTGGCGAGGCGGACGACATCGACTCCGAGCGGTCACCCCGAGGCGACGAGACGACCGACCGATTAATCGAGTTGAAAGACCAATACGACCCGACGAACGTATTCAGCCGCAATCACAGCGTCAGGCCGTCCGAATCGGAACGGGCTGACGGAGGCACAGGCCATGAGTGAGACCGACCAGCGTAGGCCATCCAGGGTACAGCGGCCCCGGCACAAGAATGGTGTCAAGCCTGGATACGAGGAGTTGGTTCGCGCGGCCGAAGCCAGCGTCGGGACGTATACGCCAGCGGAAGCGATCGATATGGTCGGCGAAACCGGCGTTCTCTTCATCGATGTCCGCGACGCTGTCGAGCTGTCTGACGGGATGGTTTCCGGAGCCATCCACGCGTCCAGGGGACGGCTCGAGGCTCATCTGGATCCCGACAATCCACGGTACGTGTGTGAACTCGACGACGCGGCCGAGATAATCTTCTACTGTGCGAGTGGAGCGCGTTCGGCACTCGCTGCCCAGCGGGCTCAGGAACTGGGATACGATCGCGTTCGGTACCTCGATGGTGGGATCGCCGCGTGGACGGACGCTGGTGGACAGAGACAGGCGATCGATAACTGAAGTTGAGATTGAATGTTTCCCGAACACATCGAGACGGAACGACTCAGATTCGAACGAATCTCCCACGATACCGTCGACGTCTTCGAACTTCACGAACTTTACGCCGATGGAGACGACGCGGAGGAGCTGTTCGAGTACTGGGATTCGTCGCCCCACGAGACGGTGAAAGAGACGTACGACTACGTAGACGAGGCCGAACAGCTATGGGACGACGTTGAGGGGGCGAAGTACGTGATCCGACCGAACGAGGGAGAAGACGGTGCGGACGTCATCGCCGGAACGACGGGACTGTAGCCGGACTGGAAAAACCGATCTGCGAACCTTGGTATTCTTCTCGAGAAGCGATTCTGGGGCCGGGGGTACTCCGGCGAACGAGCCGACGCCCTGCTCTCCGTGGCGTTCGACCGACTTGATCTCGAACTCGTCGTCGCCGCCCACATCGACGGGAACGAGAAGTCTCGACGGGCAATCAACAAGTACGTCGAACGGTATGGAGGTCAATACGAGGGTCTTCTCCGGAATTGGATTCCGCTGACGGACACGGTTGCTGACGTTCATAGATATGCCATTTCACGTGAAGAATATCTTGAAGCGACCGAATACTGAGTAGTTATCCTGCATTGAACGATCACTACTTTCGAAGACGATGCCGAGCTTCGTGCAACATTGCGCTGTAGGCAGCAACGCCAGAACGATCTGACAAATTTGGGACAATCGAAGTAACAGACGCCTAAACACGCTGTGCGGTGTGATAACGTGCCTGTCGCTTGCCGATGCCGGCCGTAGCGGCGACATCATGCCCAAAGAGTACGTCCTATCGGGTAAGGGAATCGCGGACATGAATCGGTATGTGAACGAGTATCTTCCGGCCACACGAGCCACCGTGGATGAATACGGCGGCACGTTACTGATCTACGAATTCGACCCTGAATCGGTCGAAGGCGAATGGGATTATGCCCACACCATCGTTGCCGAATTTTCATCCGCGGACGCAGCGTAAGAGTGGTGGAACGATGAGCCATCCCAATCTGAGGAACTCGATCAGATGCGCGACGAGGTTTTCGACGACGTCAAGATCATATTTACACCAGAATTCACGCCTGAAGACCTGCAGTGAGTTCTCCCTCAACACATTCCTTCTCGAGTGGATTTAGCGAATCACTGAATTGGGTGGTGCTGCATTCCGCGCTGTGTATGCAGCATAGTTGCCAAACCCTGTTGACAGCTATGGAATTCAACAGAGCCACTGACACTGACGCTGCCGCTGGCGCTACTTGCCACCGATACTGTCGCTGTTGGTAACGCTGACGGCGTCACCTGACGATGAACGGGCTCCACGCCCCCGACTCGAGCCGACCCGCACTCAGTCCGCACTCGAGGGTGAGGCCGAGGCTGAGGTCGCGTTCGTGCTCCCTGCCCCTGGCGTCGTGTCGGTCTCTTCGATCACGTACTGCTGGCCCAGCATCGGATCGAGCAACGCGTCCACGGCCGCCCGGTCATCTTTGAGAACCGGTACGTCGTCAGTTGCCGGTTCGGCCATGGCGTTGTCTATTTCGTCAGTGAGGTCGATTGGCAGGGTTCGATCCTGGTTCCGACGCTCGAGGTCGGCCGCTGAGAGCCGCATCTCGTCTTTCGTCGCGATCAACTGGATGTTCTGCACGGCGGGGGCGTCGGAGGTGCGGAAGCTGTAGACGGTCGGGAACACTTCGTCCATCGTTTTGTACTGGGCGCGGTAGAACTCCGAGGCCGAGCCATCGGGGGCGGAGATGACGTTCGCCAGCAGGATGCCGTCGTCGCTCAGGCTGTCGTCGACGAGCGACATGAACTCGAGCGTGGTCATCTCGAAGGGAACCTGGTCGCGTTTGAACGCGTCGAGGACGATCACGTCGTACTGCTCGTCGCTGTTGTAGAGGAACTGGCGACCGTCGCCCTCGTGCGCTCGCAGGTTGTCGGATTGCTCGAGGCCGAAGTACCGCTCGGCGGCGGCGGTCACCTCGTGATCGATTTCGACGACGTCGATGGTCACGTCGTAGTATTCCTCGAAGTGCTGCGGGCCGGTGTAGCCCCCGCCGCCGATGAACAACACGCGGTCGACGTCGTTCGGGTCGTCCGCGAGCAACATGGTCAGGTGGAAGTACCGCGTGTAGGTGAACACGTTCCGGTCGGGATCCTCGAGGTCGGTCGCGCTGTGGCGAGCACCGTCTAAGTACATCGTCCGGACGTCGCCGTTGTCGACCACCTCGAGTTGCTGGTGGGGGGTCTGGGTCTCGTAAACGATCTCGCCGCGGGGGTCGAGACCGAGGGAGGCGCTGCTGGTCGAGGCGACGAGCAGGATGGAGATGGCGGCGACGGCGACCACGGTGCGTTTCGATGGACGAGGAAGGCTCAGTACGAGTGCGGTTCCGACGAGAATTACCCCGAAGAGTAACCCGATTTGATCGACCGACATCGCCGGGATGAGGAGGTACGTGGTCGCGCCGGCACCGATGATGCTCCCGATGGTTCCGAGGGCGTAGACGTGGCCGGAGGCCGCGCCGATCCCTTCCTTGGTCGACAGCTCGGCGGAG of the Natronosalvus vescus genome contains:
- a CDS encoding helix-turn-helix transcriptional regulator — translated: MDATPDDIEFLVTSDHRVAVLGTLATGPSDRDELRSATGASSPTISRILADFEERNWIERESRMAQLTGLGEFVADRLSEFVDAMTIEQQLREVWHWLPHEFDGFSAELFSDVDVTYPGPGYPDKPTERRLELITDTSTWRGVGVAMLGLRTLEASFDRFLDQQDKFQCEYIYSPEVFEELLSWGDTETIMAAADSESYTVLLHDDLPIDDRFEICIFDDRVTICCYDHEKGGLQALVETSSADARRWAESYYDRFRTESQPLEDGYERGSLPSLK
- a CDS encoding FAD-binding oxidoreductase, whose product is MVSDADTDDPIDKFDADVFGDVIRPKDSDYEEARCVWNGMIDKQPAAIARCRDVADVIAAVAFARDEGLVVAVRGGGHNAAGLGTCDGGIVIDCSPMNWVDVDPDARRVRVGGGATWRDVDHATQSFGLAVPGGVVSHTGVAGLTLGGGYGHLRRAYGLTCDNLVSVDLVTADGRFLTASEDEHTDLFWAVRGGGGAFGVVTAFEFEAHQIGTELATVETWHPIEDATAAFETWRDFVETAPRTVSGEAIIWGVPEDPHFPEEYHNKSVAIITAVHSGDDREGEELLRPLREFGSPLFDFSGRTRYLDLQQGFDPFFPAQKHRYYQGSVYLDSLDDDTITDIVDREGSRPDPRILYYVWNLGGAIADVPEHATAFSGREHPYLLALDCKWDDPEADEAVLDWARSFQRDMEIHSPGGGYRNFPGLGEADDIDSERSPRGDETTDRLIELKDQYDPTNVFSRNHSVRPSESERADGGTGHE
- a CDS encoding rhodanese-like domain-containing protein, with product MSETDQRRPSRVQRPRHKNGVKPGYEELVRAAEASVGTYTPAEAIDMVGETGVLFIDVRDAVELSDGMVSGAIHASRGRLEAHLDPDNPRYVCELDDAAEIIFYCASGARSALAAQRAQELGYDRVRYLDGGIAAWTDAGGQRQAIDN
- a CDS encoding DUF1330 domain-containing protein: MPKEYVLSGKGIADMNRYVNEYLPATRATVDEYGGTLLIYEFDPESVEGEWDYAHTIVAEFSSADAA
- a CDS encoding spermidine synthase, which translates into the protein MDLPRSLEPYRLSKPELAVFVSGVTSMGLEILAVRIVAPQFGSHIYTVGGLLTVFLAALSLGYWQGGKLADTASNRQMTWLLLGTAVYIAIVIYASDMLLYYTATIPLSPRYASLPAIIILFGPPTYLLGFISPYSAELSTKEGIGAASGHVYALGTIGSIIGAGATTYLLIPAMSVDQIGLLFGVILVGTALVLSLPRPSKRTVVAVAAISILLVASTSSASLGLDPRGEIVYETQTPHQQLEVVDNGDVRTMYLDGARHSATDLEDPDRNVFTYTRYFHLTMLLADDPNDVDRVLFIGGGGYTGPQHFEEYYDVTIDVVEIDHEVTAAAERYFGLEQSDNLRAHEGDGRQFLYNSDEQYDVIVLDAFKRDQVPFEMTTLEFMSLVDDSLSDDGILLANVISAPDGSASEFYRAQYKTMDEVFPTVYSFRTSDAPAVQNIQLIATKDEMRLSAADLERRNQDRTLPIDLTDEIDNAMAEPATDDVPVLKDDRAAVDALLDPMLGQQYVIEETDTTPGAGSTNATSASASPSSAD